One stretch of Acanthochromis polyacanthus isolate Apoly-LR-REF ecotype Palm Island chromosome 16, KAUST_Apoly_ChrSc, whole genome shotgun sequence DNA includes these proteins:
- the pla2g7 gene encoding platelet-activating factor acetylhydrolase isoform X2: MGNSCSNLGIPPAKGPNAVGCTDFMMDHTAQGSFFRLYYPCQETEKAEKPDWVPCREYFNGLADFMKINRTLSERIFNHLFGSFKIPAYLDAPFKSNGKCPVVIFSHGLGAFRTLYSAICAEMASQGFIVASVEHRDQSASATYYFNAESERANENLPKTSASAQDGLVKEWMYYRALQHGESEFPLRNKQVKQRADECILALDKLTEVNSGRAVQNALKTKFDWTTLENSMDLCRIAAMGHSFGGATVIEALCKEVKFKCGVALDAWMFPLDDETFPRVKQPIFFINSEKFQWAGNISRMKKLDSAVIQRKMITIRGTVHQSFPDFTFLTGNWIGKLMKLKGEIDPQIAIDLSNKATLAFLQRHLGLEKDFNQWDPLIDGQDENLIQGTNVTVLQSSI; encoded by the exons TTCCGGCTCTACTACCCCTGTCAGGAGACTGAAAAAGCAGAGAAACCCGACTGGGTGCCGTGCAGGGAGTATTTCAACGGCCTGGCAGACTTCATGAAGATCAACCGGACTCTCAGCGAAAGGATTTTTAACCACCTCTTTG ggtcCTTTAAGATTCCGGCTTACTTGGACGCTCCGTTTAAATCAAATGGAAAATGTCCTGTGGTTATTTTCTCTCACGGCCTCGGAGCTTTCAG GACTTTGTATTCAGCGATATGTGCAGAAATGGCCTCTCAGGGCTTCATCGTGGCGTCTGTGGAACACAG AGACCAGTCGGCCTCAGCTACGTATTATTTTAACGCCGAGTCAGAAAGAGCAAACGAGAATTTGCCGAAAACGTCGGCTTCAGCCCAGGACGGCTTGGTGAAGGAGTGGATGTACTACAGAGCTCTGCAGCACGGGGAGAGCGAATTCCCTCTCAGGAACAAACAG gTGAAACAGAGAGCAGATGAATGTATTCTGGCTCTGGATAAACTCACTGAAGTCAACTCAGGAAGAGCCGTGCAAAACGCTCTAAAGACCAAGTTTGACTGGACGACGCTGGag AACTCCATGGATCTGTGCCGGATAGCAGCGATGGGGCATTCCTTCGGCGGGGCGACGGTCATCGAAGCTCTGTGCAAAGAGGTTAAATTCAA GTGTGGAGTAGCGCTGGACGCCTGGATGTTTCCGTTAGACGACGAGACCTTCCCTCGGGTGAAGCAGCCCATCTTCTTCATCAACTCAGAGAAGTTCCAGTGGGCAGGGAACATCAGCCGCATGAAGAAGCTGGACTCAGCTGTCATCCAGCGGAAGATGATCACCATCAG AGGTACGGTCCACCAGAGCTTCCCAGACTTCACCTTCCTGACAGGGAACTGGATCGGAAAGCTGATGAAGCTGAAGGGAGAGATCGACCCACAGATCGCCATAGACCTCTCCAACAAAGCAACACTAGCATTTCTGCAGCGCCATCTTG GTCTGGAGAAGGACTTTAACCAGTGGGACCCTCTGATCGACGGACAGGATGAAAACCTCATTCAGGGAACTAACGTGACTGTGCTCCAGTCGTCCATCTGA
- the sf3b6 gene encoding splicing factor 3B subunit 6: MAMQAAKRANIRLPPEVNRILYVRNLPYKITAEEMYDIFGKYGPIRQIRTGNTPETRGTAYVVYEDIFDAKNACDHLSGFNVCNRYLVVLYYNANRAFQKMDTKKKEEQLKLLKEKYGINTDPPK; the protein is encoded by the exons ATGGCTATGCAGGCAGCAAAACGCGCTAAT ATACGACTTCCTCCAGAGGTGAACAGAATCCTCTACGTCAGGAATCTTCCCTACAAGATCACAGCTGAGGAAATGTACGATATCTTTGGGAAATACGGACCAATACGTCAAATCAGAAC aGGGAACACACCTGAAACCAGAGGAACAGCCTACGTCGTGTATGAAGACATCTTCGATGCCAAGAACGCCTGCGACCATCTGTCAGGTTTCAACGTCTGTAACCGCTACCTGGTGGTCCTCTACTACAACGCCAACAGA GCTTTCCAGAAAATGGACacaaagaagaaagaggagcagctgaagcttCTAAAAGAGAAATACGGCATCAACACAGACCCCCCCAAGTAG